DNA sequence from the Prolixibacter sp. SD074 genome:
CACCTGCTCCTCGAAACCGATTCGCCCTACCTCGCACCCGTGCCATTCAGAGGAAAACGCAACGAAAGTGCACACATCATACAAGTAGCTGCCAAGGTTGCCGAACTGCACAACACTACTCCCGAGGAAATCGCAGAAATTACGACAAAAAATGCTGAAGAAATGTTTGGAATCTAACCACGCTTCGTTCCAATATTTCTAATTTTGAGGGCAATTTCATCTACGTAAACTGAGAAACCGGGCACAATTACCGTGTCGGGATTAGGATTACACAATAAATATTATTGTACTTCAAACCAAATTTTCATCAATTCAATGATTGATGATAAAAACATTTAGGTGTGAAAAACAGCGAAATGCCTTCAATTCTTATTATTTATACCGGTGGTACCATTGGGATGAGGGAAGACCCCGAAACCCATACGTTGGCACCGATGAAATTTACCCACATTCAAAATGAGATTCCGGAGTTGTCCAAGCTGGGGATCAATGTATCGGCCACCGCTTTTAATCCTCCAATCGACTCCTCCAATATGCACCCCGCCATCTGGGGCAGAATTGCCCGGACGATCCGTCAGAATTACCAAAAATACAACGGTTTTGTTATTCTTCATGGTACCGATACCATGGCTTATACTGCTTCAGCATTAAGCTTCATGTTCGAAAACCTGGACAAGCCCGTCATCCTAACAGGCTCCCAGTTGCCCATTGGCGTCATGCGCACTGATGGGAAAGAAAACCTGGTAACCGCTGTCGAACTGGCCGCAGCCATCCGAAACGGCCGCGCCATTGTTCCGGAAGTATGCATCTATTTTAATTCAAGGTTATTCCGGGGAAACCGTACAACAAAAGAAGATTCGGAAAAATTTAGCGCTTTTATGTCTCACAACTACCCAATACTGGCCCGTGCCGGAGTTGATATTGTGTACAGTTACGATCGCATCAACTATTCGAATAACAAAGGAATACTGAAAGTCAACACCAACATCAGC
Encoded proteins:
- a CDS encoding asparaginase, translating into MPSILIIYTGGTIGMREDPETHTLAPMKFTHIQNEIPELSKLGINVSATAFNPPIDSSNMHPAIWGRIARTIRQNYQKYNGFVILHGTDTMAYTASALSFMFENLDKPVILTGSQLPIGVMRTDGKENLVTAVELAAAIRNGRAIVPEVCIYFNSRLFRGNRTTKEDSEKFSAFMSHNYPILARAGVDIVYSYDRINYSNNKGILKVNTNISNNVIILRMFPGMNRQYFEHSLNLPGLKGVVLESYGSGNVPTHRWLLNAIRKAIKQGVIFLNVTQCSGGRVQMGQYMTSYELLNAGVISGKDITVEAAITKLMFLLGQGLRTEEVKTHLQRSLSGEITE